Proteins encoded by one window of Pelmatolapia mariae isolate MD_Pm_ZW linkage group LG14, Pm_UMD_F_2, whole genome shotgun sequence:
- the LOC134640716 gene encoding solute carrier family 35 member F2-like encodes MNERSRLLLRIREFNPKEVFTWQLAKTLAMGQGLAGLICGTAITSQFLASNFHVNTPILQSFLNYLLLTVTYTTMLLCRTGDGNFLQILKRRWWKYLLLGLVDVEANYSVVKAYQYTTITSIQLLDCFVIPVLMGLSWWILKARYRLIHYVAVCICLLGVGAMVGADLLAGQDQGSTSNILLGDGLVLLSASLYAVSNVCQEYTVKNLSRVEFLGMVGLFSTIISTIQMVILERNEIPAIQWSWEVGLLFAAYALCMYALYSFMPIVIKLSSATSVNLSLLTADLFSLFCGIFLFHYNFSGLYIVSLVVILIGFVAFNTVPTPTAATDSSPSSSPAATCEEGCSENPVAAHGDAQELQPAEDRRKRSTSGPSQSYGSTELSTRM; translated from the exons ATGAACGAAAGGAGCAGACTCCTGCTGAGGATCCGAGAATTCAACCCCAAAGAGGTTTTCACCTG GCAGCTGGCCAAGACGTTGGCTATGGGTCAGGGGCTGGCGGGCCTCATCTGTGGCACAGCTATCACCTCCCAGTTCCTGGCCTCAAACTTTCACGTGAACACACCCATACTGCAGAGTTTCCTGAACTACCTCCTGCTGACTGTCACCTACACCACCATGCTGCTCTGCAGAACAG GGGATGGcaattttttacagattttgaaGAGACGATGGTGGAAGTACTTGCTGCTCGGGCTGGTGGACGTGGAAGCCAACTACAGTGTTGTTAAAGCGTACCAATACACCACCATCACCAGCATACag CTGCTGGACTGCTTCGTGATCCCGGTCCTGATGGGTCTGAGCTGGTGGATTTTGAAGGCTCGCTACAGGCTGATCCACTATGTCGCCGTCTGCATCTGTCTGCTCGGAGTGGGGGCCATGGTGGGGGCTGACCTGCTGGCTGGGCAAGACCAGGGCTCCA CCTCAAACATCTTGTTGGGTGATGGTCTGGTGCTCCTCAGTGCTTCGCTGTATGCGGTGTCTAACGTGTGTCAGGAGTACACCGTGAAGAACCTGAGCAGGGTGGAGTTCCTGGGCATGGTCGGCCTTTTCAGCACAATCATCAGCACCATACAGAT gGTGATCCTGGAGCGTAATGAAATTCCTGCCATCCAGTGGAGCTGGGAAGTCG GACTGCTGTTCGCTGCCTATGCACTGTGTATGTATGCTCTGTACAGCTTCATGCCTATAGTGATAAAGCTGAGCAGCGCCACCTCTGTCAACCTCTCCCTGCTCACCGCTGACCTCTTCAGCCTCTTCTGTGGGATCTTCCTCTTCCACTACAAT TTCTCCGGCCTCTACATTGTTTCGCTGGTGGTCATCCTCATTGGCTTTGTCGCCTTCAACACTGTGCCGACTCCCACCGCTGCCACAGACTCCAGCCCCTCATCTTCACCTGCTGCTACCTGTGAGGAAGGCTGCTCTGAAAACCCTGTGGCTGCTCACGGGGATGCTCAAGAGCTGCAGCCGGCTGAagacaggaggaagaggagcactTCAGGGCCATCGCAGAGCTACGGCAGCACAGAGCTCAGCACTAGAATGTAA